From the genome of Clostridium sp. BNL1100, one region includes:
- a CDS encoding DUF5668 domain-containing protein — MNNRHRGTMIIGLVLIILGVLFLLSNFGIFEIYFDIFDIGFLFAHFWPMFLIIPGVIFHYAYFTAKTPDAGLLVPGGILLVTGLTCQISMLFDLWSFMWPGFILAVAVGLFELYLFGTREKGLLIPVFILGGLSLIFFTFSLGSSWVLRTYLVPIILILGGILIVTRNRRI; from the coding sequence ATGAATAACAGGCACAGAGGTACCATGATTATAGGGTTGGTACTTATAATATTAGGGGTACTTTTTCTACTCAGTAATTTCGGTATATTTGAAATTTATTTTGATATTTTTGATATAGGTTTTCTTTTTGCACATTTCTGGCCTATGTTCCTCATAATTCCCGGAGTAATTTTTCATTACGCATACTTTACGGCAAAAACGCCGGATGCAGGCTTATTGGTACCGGGAGGCATTTTACTTGTAACAGGTCTTACCTGTCAGATTTCGATGCTGTTTGACTTGTGGTCCTTTATGTGGCCGGGCTTTATACTTGCAGTTGCAGTAGGACTCTTTGAACTTTACCTTTTCGGCACAAGAGAAAAAGGACTTTTGATTCCTGTATTTATTCTGGGTGGCTTATCACTTATTTTCTTTACTTTTTCTCTGGGAAGTTCATGGGTACTTAGAACCTACCTTGTACCGATTATACTCATATTGGGAGGAATTTTAATAGTAACCCGAAATCGAAGAATTTAA
- a CDS encoding DUF1858 domain-containing protein — protein MSKVIDLSKSVHDICKEYPEMVGILKEMGFENITAPGMLNTAGRIMTIPKGAAMKGIELQKLKDILAGKGFSIKE, from the coding sequence ATGTCAAAAGTAATTGATTTATCAAAATCCGTACATGATATCTGCAAGGAATATCCGGAAATGGTAGGTATTCTTAAAGAAATGGGATTTGAGAATATTACTGCACCGGGTATGTTAAATACTGCAGGGCGTATTATGACAATACCCAAGGGAGCTGCTATGAAGGGTATAGAGCTGCAAAAGCTAAAAGATATACTTGCAGGAAAGGGCTTTAGCATTAAAGAATGA
- the yyaC gene encoding spore protease YyaC — MNSGSKVKNLKYIDSNNATAILSFSDALYQTLTNCKTDGYREIVIICIGTDRSTGDSLGPIIGYKLRGMNYGNVYVYGDLESPVHAKNLQETIESIYKRYEKPFLIAVDASLGRADHVGFISVGKGSIRPGSALNKELEPVGHMHVTGIVNAGGFMEFMILQNTRLGTVMKIADIVATGLKYVMWKVSREDVLSEKGSVRVEEA, encoded by the coding sequence ATGAATTCAGGCAGCAAGGTTAAAAATTTAAAATATATAGATTCTAATAATGCAACTGCAATTTTGTCTTTCTCAGATGCTCTGTACCAGACTTTAACAAACTGTAAAACAGATGGATACCGGGAAATTGTTATTATATGTATCGGAACAGACAGGTCAACCGGGGACAGCCTTGGGCCCATTATCGGATACAAACTCAGAGGAATGAATTATGGTAATGTATATGTTTATGGTGACTTGGAAAGTCCGGTTCACGCAAAGAATCTTCAGGAGACAATTGAAAGTATATACAAAAGATATGAAAAACCTTTTTTAATTGCTGTTGATGCTTCACTGGGAAGGGCAGATCACGTCGGTTTTATTTCTGTAGGAAAGGGTTCTATAAGACCGGGTTCTGCATTGAACAAGGAACTGGAGCCTGTGGGACACATGCATGTTACCGGTATCGTTAATGCCGGAGGATTTATGGAATTTATGATTCTTCAGAATACCAGACTTGGTACAGTAATGAAGATAGCGGATATTGTTGCAACCGGATTGAAGTATGTTATGTGGAAGGTTTCAAGGGAAGATGTACTTTCAGAGAAAGGCTCTGTAAGAGTAGAAGAGGCATAG
- a CDS encoding mechanosensitive ion channel family protein — protein MLGTVKERLEYLLGDFYDPAMILLKTVIVLIVAFALVKIGRVVIKKLFDKQKKLKFKIDDKRIDTISTLTISIFKYTVYIGALLTILSGILDLKAILAAAGVGGVALGFGAQSLVKDTISGFFILLEDQYAVGDTVTIEGLTGTVEHMELRVTRLKNYTGDLYIIPNGEIRKVINHTRDNKLVIVDIPIAYSSNMAKVTEIAKKVCDEVKKEFDKFTEDPSILGITSLGEQSMNLRITARTLPNEQWEIERHIRLKIKEEFEKNGLEFFDRTRLIRPE, from the coding sequence ATGCTTGGGACTGTAAAAGAAAGGCTTGAATATCTGCTTGGAGATTTTTACGACCCCGCAATGATATTACTTAAAACAGTCATAGTGCTGATAGTTGCATTTGCGTTAGTCAAAATAGGCAGAGTAGTAATAAAAAAGCTTTTCGATAAACAAAAGAAATTAAAGTTTAAGATTGATGATAAAAGAATCGATACTATTTCAACGTTGACTATAAGCATATTCAAATATACTGTATATATAGGAGCGTTACTCACAATATTATCAGGGATACTTGACCTAAAAGCAATACTGGCTGCAGCGGGTGTAGGAGGTGTTGCTTTGGGATTCGGGGCCCAGAGTCTTGTGAAGGATACAATTTCAGGGTTTTTTATACTTCTTGAGGATCAGTATGCTGTCGGGGATACGGTAACTATTGAAGGTCTCACAGGTACAGTTGAACATATGGAACTTAGAGTTACGAGGCTGAAAAATTATACCGGAGATTTGTATATTATTCCTAACGGCGAAATAAGAAAGGTTATTAATCACACCAGAGACAACAAACTGGTTATTGTTGATATTCCAATAGCCTATTCAAGTAATATGGCTAAGGTTACTGAAATTGCGAAAAAGGTATGTGATGAGGTTAAAAAGGAATTTGACAAATTTACAGAAGACCCGTCCATACTGGGAATAACCAGTCTTGGTGAACAAAGCATGAATCTAAGGATTACGGCACGTACACTTCCAAATGAACAGTGGGAGATTGAACGGCACATACGTCTTAAAATAAAGGAAGAGTTTGAGAAAAACGGGCTTGAGTTTTTTGACAGAACACGACTCATAAGGCCGGAATGA
- a CDS encoding gamma-glutamyl-gamma-aminobutyrate hydrolase family protein: protein MYKGKPIIGITAAFDYDKNISTLKDDYYEAIIQCGGLPVIIPVTEEKSAWVEYLDICSGFILSGGPDIDAAYFGKGNMPYANEISPIRDSMEIFLTQQAIAMDKPILGICRGCQIMNIAAGGSIYQDIYVECSEGNTLLKHSQQAPRWFQIHDVNIYKPSCLYNVFGKDSLKVNSFHHQAVSEVAPGFTVNACSQDGIIEAISNENKKFVLSVQWHPENLWRKDRTHLKLFERLVSVC, encoded by the coding sequence ATGTATAAGGGCAAGCCGATAATTGGAATTACTGCTGCATTTGATTATGACAAAAATATCAGTACTTTGAAGGATGATTATTATGAGGCAATTATTCAATGCGGTGGTTTACCCGTTATAATCCCTGTAACTGAAGAAAAAAGTGCATGGGTTGAATACTTGGATATATGTAGCGGATTTATACTTTCAGGAGGCCCGGATATCGATGCTGCATATTTTGGTAAAGGCAATATGCCATATGCAAACGAGATTTCACCAATCCGGGACAGCATGGAGATTTTTCTCACACAACAGGCCATAGCTATGGATAAACCTATTCTTGGTATTTGCAGAGGCTGCCAGATAATGAATATTGCAGCAGGAGGAAGCATTTACCAGGACATATACGTTGAGTGCAGCGAGGGAAACACATTGTTAAAGCACAGTCAGCAGGCTCCAAGATGGTTTCAGATACACGATGTTAATATATACAAACCATCATGCTTATACAATGTTTTTGGCAAGGATAGCCTCAAGGTTAATTCATTTCATCATCAGGCTGTCAGTGAAGTTGCCCCGGGGTTTACGGTAAATGCTTGCTCCCAGGATGGTATTATTGAAGCAATAAGTAATGAAAATAAGAAATTTGTCCTGAGTGTGCAGTGGCATCCAGAGAATTTGTGGAGAAAGGACCGGACGCATTTAAAGCTATTTGAAAGGCTTGTTTCAGTATGTTAA
- a CDS encoding DUF951 domain-containing protein has protein sequence MPDKFSVGDIVEMKKQHPCGSKQWEIIRTGADFRIKCVGCAHQVMLARTKFEKSVKKIIKSAVSDEANV, from the coding sequence ATGCCTGATAAATTTTCAGTTGGTGATATAGTTGAAATGAAAAAACAGCATCCCTGTGGCAGCAAGCAATGGGAGATAATTCGTACCGGAGCTGATTTCAGGATAAAATGTGTGGGCTGTGCCCACCAGGTAATGCTTGCAAGGACAAAATTTGAAAAAAGCGTAAAGAAGATTATTAAAAGCGCAGTATCAGATGAAGCGAATGTATAG
- the rd gene encoding rubredoxin, whose product MDKYVCTVCGYVYDPEEGDPDGGIAPGTAFEDIPEDWVCPLCGVGKDMFEKQ is encoded by the coding sequence ATGGATAAATACGTTTGTACAGTATGCGGTTATGTTTATGACCCTGAAGAAGGGGACCCCGATGGTGGAATTGCACCAGGAACAGCTTTTGAAGATATACCTGAGGATTGGGTTTGTCCACTTTGCGGAGTAGGTAAGGACATGTTTGAGAAACAATAA